One window of the Prionailurus bengalensis isolate Pbe53 chromosome E1, Fcat_Pben_1.1_paternal_pri, whole genome shotgun sequence genome contains the following:
- the ARRB2 gene encoding beta-arrestin-2 isoform X1, producing the protein MGEKPGTRVFKKSSPNCKLTVYLGKRDFVDHLDRVDPVDGVVLVDPDYLKDRKVFVTLTCAFRYGREDLDVLGLSFRKDLFIATYQAFPPTPNPPRPPTRLQDRLLRKLGQHAHPFFFTIPQNLPCSVTLQPGPEDTGKACGVDFEIRAFCAKSLEEKSHKRNSVRLVIRKVQFAPEKPGPQPSAETTRHFLMSDRSLHLEASLDKELYYHGEPLNVNVHVTNNSTKTVKKIKVSVRQYADICLFSTAQYKCPVAQIEQDDQVSPSSTFCKVYTITPLLSDNREKRGLALDGKLKHEDTNLASSTIVKEGANKEVLGILVSYRVKVKLVVARGGDVSVELPFVLMHPKPHDHITLPRPQTAAPETDAPVDTNLIEFDTNYATDDDIVFEDFARLRLKGMKDEDYEDQFC; encoded by the exons ATGGGGGAGAAACCGGGCACCAG GGTCTTCAAGAAGTCGAGCCCTAACTGCAAG CTCACCGTGTACTTGGGCAAGCGGGACTTTGTAGACCACCTGGACAGAGTGGACCCCGTAG ATGGCGTGGTGCTCGTGGACCCTGACTACCTGAAGGACCGCAAAG TGTTCGTGACCCTCACCTGCGCCTTCCGCTATGGCCGCGAGGACCTGGACGTGCTGGGCCTGTCCTTCCGCAAAGACCTGTTCATCGCCACCTACCAGGCCTTCCCCCCCACGCCCAAcccgccccggccccccacccGCCTTCAGGACCGGCTGCTGAGGAAGCTGGGCCAGCACGCCCACCCCTTTTTTTTCACA ATCCCCCAGAACCTGCCCTGCTCCGTCACGCTGCAGCCGGGCCCAGAGGACACGGGGAAG GCCTGTGGAGTAGACTTTGAGATTCGAGCCTTCTGTGCCAAATCGCTAGAAGAGAAAAGCCACAAAAG gaactCTGTGCGGCTGGTGATCCGAAAGGTGCAATTTGCCCCAGAGAAACCCGGCCCCCAGCCCTCAGCAGAAACCACACGCCACTTCCTCATGTCTGACCGGTCCCTGCACCTCGAGGCTTCCCTGGACAAGGAG CTGTACTACCACGGGGAGCCCCTGAACGTCAACGTCCACGTCACCAACAACTCCACCAAGACCGTCAAGAAGATCAAAGTCTCTG tgagaCAGTATGCCGACATCTGCCTCTTCAGCACCGCCCAGTACAAGTGTCCTGTGGCTCAGATCGAACAAGA TGACCAGGTGTCGCCCAGCTCCACGTTCTGCAAGGTATACACCATCACCCCGCTGCTCAGCGACAACCGGGAGAAGCGGGGTCTTGCCCTGGACGGGAAGCTCAAACACGAGGACACCAACCTGGCTTCCAGCACCAt CGTGAAGGAGGGCGCCAACAAGGAGGTGCTGGGAATCCTGGTGTCCTACAGGGTCAAGGTGAAGCTGGTGGTGGCTCGTGGCGG gGATGTCTCTGTGGAGCTGCCTTTTGTCCTCATGCACCCCAAGCCCCACGATCACATcaccctccccaggccccagacaG CTGCTCCTGAGACAGACGCCCCTGTGGACACCAACCTCATTGAATTTGACACCAA CTACGCCACAGACGACGACATCGTGTTCGAGGACTTCGCCCGCCTGCGGCTGAAGGGGATGAAGGACGAGGATTACGAGGACCAGTTCTGctag
- the ARRB2 gene encoding beta-arrestin-2 isoform X2, producing MGEKPGTRVFKKSSPNCKLTVYLGKRDFVDHLDRVDPVDGVVLVDPDYLKDRKVFVTLTCAFRYGREDLDVLGLSFRKDLFIATYQAFPPTPNPPRPPTRLQDRLLRKLGQHAHPFFFTIPQNLPCSVTLQPGPEDTGKACGVDFEIRAFCAKSLEEKSHKRNSVRLVIRKVQFAPEKPGPQPSAETTRHFLMSDRSLHLEASLDKELYYHGEPLNVNVHVTNNSTKTVKKIKVSVRQYADICLFSTAQYKCPVAQIEQDDQVSPSSTFCKVYTITPLLSDNREKRGLALDGKLKHEDTNLASSTIVKEGANKEVLGILVSYRVKGCLCGAAFCPHAPQAPRSHHPPQAPDSCS from the exons ATGGGGGAGAAACCGGGCACCAG GGTCTTCAAGAAGTCGAGCCCTAACTGCAAG CTCACCGTGTACTTGGGCAAGCGGGACTTTGTAGACCACCTGGACAGAGTGGACCCCGTAG ATGGCGTGGTGCTCGTGGACCCTGACTACCTGAAGGACCGCAAAG TGTTCGTGACCCTCACCTGCGCCTTCCGCTATGGCCGCGAGGACCTGGACGTGCTGGGCCTGTCCTTCCGCAAAGACCTGTTCATCGCCACCTACCAGGCCTTCCCCCCCACGCCCAAcccgccccggccccccacccGCCTTCAGGACCGGCTGCTGAGGAAGCTGGGCCAGCACGCCCACCCCTTTTTTTTCACA ATCCCCCAGAACCTGCCCTGCTCCGTCACGCTGCAGCCGGGCCCAGAGGACACGGGGAAG GCCTGTGGAGTAGACTTTGAGATTCGAGCCTTCTGTGCCAAATCGCTAGAAGAGAAAAGCCACAAAAG gaactCTGTGCGGCTGGTGATCCGAAAGGTGCAATTTGCCCCAGAGAAACCCGGCCCCCAGCCCTCAGCAGAAACCACACGCCACTTCCTCATGTCTGACCGGTCCCTGCACCTCGAGGCTTCCCTGGACAAGGAG CTGTACTACCACGGGGAGCCCCTGAACGTCAACGTCCACGTCACCAACAACTCCACCAAGACCGTCAAGAAGATCAAAGTCTCTG tgagaCAGTATGCCGACATCTGCCTCTTCAGCACCGCCCAGTACAAGTGTCCTGTGGCTCAGATCGAACAAGA TGACCAGGTGTCGCCCAGCTCCACGTTCTGCAAGGTATACACCATCACCCCGCTGCTCAGCGACAACCGGGAGAAGCGGGGTCTTGCCCTGGACGGGAAGCTCAAACACGAGGACACCAACCTGGCTTCCAGCACCAt CGTGAAGGAGGGCGCCAACAAGGAGGTGCTGGGAATCCTGGTGTCCTACAGGGTCAAG gGATGTCTCTGTGGAGCTGCCTTTTGTCCTCATGCACCCCAAGCCCCACGATCACATcaccctccccaggccccagacaG CTGCTCCTGA
- the ARRB2 gene encoding beta-arrestin-2 isoform X3: protein MQGRRKEEQVASPEGSGMGRLDAGRGSPLPRLVPSCWKASCPMPHGQSGCPKGQVALLPNFCLTPGCQEQQLHLGGAECMTTLPAYGPHSSSRRVFKKSSPNCKLTVYLGKRDFVDHLDRVDPVDGVVLVDPDYLKDRKVFVTLTCAFRYGREDLDVLGLSFRKDLFIATYQAFPPTPNPPRPPTRLQDRLLRKLGQHAHPFFFTIPQNLPCSVTLQPGPEDTGKACGVDFEIRAFCAKSLEEKSHKRNSVRLVIRKVQFAPEKPGPQPSAETTRHFLMSDRSLHLEASLDKELYYHGEPLNVNVHVTNNSTKTVKKIKVSVRQYADICLFSTAQYKCPVAQIEQDDQVSPSSTFCKVYTITPLLSDNREKRGLALDGKLKHEDTNLASSTIVKEGANKEVLGILVSYRVKVKLVVARGGDVSVELPFVLMHPKPHDHITLPRPQTAAPETDAPVDTNLIEFDTNYATDDDIVFEDFARLRLKGMKDEDYEDQFC, encoded by the exons ATGCAGGGGCGGAGGAAGGAGGAGCAGGTGGCCAGCCCCGAGGGGTCGGGTATGGGAAGGCTGGATGCCGGGAGGGGatcccccctccccagactcGTCCCGAGCTGCTGGAAAGCCTCCTGTCCAATGCCCCACGGGCAGTCGGGCTGTCCCAAGGGCCAGGTGGCTCTGCTTCCAAACTTCTGCCTTACCCCAGGTTGCCAGGAGCAACAGCTTCATCTTGGGGGAGCGGAGTGCATGACGACCCTCCCCGCTTATGGGCCTCACTCCTCTTCCCGGAG GGTCTTCAAGAAGTCGAGCCCTAACTGCAAG CTCACCGTGTACTTGGGCAAGCGGGACTTTGTAGACCACCTGGACAGAGTGGACCCCGTAG ATGGCGTGGTGCTCGTGGACCCTGACTACCTGAAGGACCGCAAAG TGTTCGTGACCCTCACCTGCGCCTTCCGCTATGGCCGCGAGGACCTGGACGTGCTGGGCCTGTCCTTCCGCAAAGACCTGTTCATCGCCACCTACCAGGCCTTCCCCCCCACGCCCAAcccgccccggccccccacccGCCTTCAGGACCGGCTGCTGAGGAAGCTGGGCCAGCACGCCCACCCCTTTTTTTTCACA ATCCCCCAGAACCTGCCCTGCTCCGTCACGCTGCAGCCGGGCCCAGAGGACACGGGGAAG GCCTGTGGAGTAGACTTTGAGATTCGAGCCTTCTGTGCCAAATCGCTAGAAGAGAAAAGCCACAAAAG gaactCTGTGCGGCTGGTGATCCGAAAGGTGCAATTTGCCCCAGAGAAACCCGGCCCCCAGCCCTCAGCAGAAACCACACGCCACTTCCTCATGTCTGACCGGTCCCTGCACCTCGAGGCTTCCCTGGACAAGGAG CTGTACTACCACGGGGAGCCCCTGAACGTCAACGTCCACGTCACCAACAACTCCACCAAGACCGTCAAGAAGATCAAAGTCTCTG tgagaCAGTATGCCGACATCTGCCTCTTCAGCACCGCCCAGTACAAGTGTCCTGTGGCTCAGATCGAACAAGA TGACCAGGTGTCGCCCAGCTCCACGTTCTGCAAGGTATACACCATCACCCCGCTGCTCAGCGACAACCGGGAGAAGCGGGGTCTTGCCCTGGACGGGAAGCTCAAACACGAGGACACCAACCTGGCTTCCAGCACCAt CGTGAAGGAGGGCGCCAACAAGGAGGTGCTGGGAATCCTGGTGTCCTACAGGGTCAAGGTGAAGCTGGTGGTGGCTCGTGGCGG gGATGTCTCTGTGGAGCTGCCTTTTGTCCTCATGCACCCCAAGCCCCACGATCACATcaccctccccaggccccagacaG CTGCTCCTGAGACAGACGCCCCTGTGGACACCAACCTCATTGAATTTGACACCAA CTACGCCACAGACGACGACATCGTGTTCGAGGACTTCGCCCGCCTGCGGCTGAAGGGGATGAAGGACGAGGATTACGAGGACCAGTTCTGctag